Proteins co-encoded in one Centroberyx gerrardi isolate f3 chromosome 18, fCenGer3.hap1.cur.20231027, whole genome shotgun sequence genomic window:
- the gnpat gene encoding dihydroxyacetone phosphate acyltransferase isoform X2 translates to MASKSPYSHRDPMLKKRDEFEDILEERRNSSDLRYALRCYAPVLYKGVTPCKASLLKTMVLQSDQLHYVIDQVSKETGEAADVIQEEASAILEEMAHRQQLSTVRFFAFTLSKAFKALFRSICVNEEGIQRLQQAIQEHPVVLLPSHRSYMDFLLMSYILYTYDLALPVIAAGMDFMAMKFVGEMLRMSGAFFIRRSFGGDKLYWAVFSEYVQTMLRNGFAPIEFFLEGTRSRTCKSLTPKLGLFNIVMDPFFKGEVFDVNLVPVSISYERILEETLYARELLGVPKPKESTSGLFKARKVFSEDYGSIHVYFGQPVSVRSLAQGRVNRRQFNLMPRHIPKRASEETQDFVNDSAYRLVRAQEENMVLKPWVLVVSLLLQNHHQSQTAGQEQGMALEELTKQAVWLRGLSREYGAFLHWPDHVPPSEVVSSSLSLHQGLVRISDGRVRLALGEQGGPVGPGESRGAATPEEELLSQAVIVLSCASYRNQVLHVFLRPALLASAIHTASSAKKEEVYNSFSFLRNMFSNEFILCPGATVQDFEEACYLLVKTGVLQVSQQEVLVTDRGHKTLAFLTAILDPFLQGYQVVCRYLCEEATEALTEKDFIPAVQKFIVKLILAGSLRYCEVLSSDLQKNALAALLRLGAVRKTKGADQVTLKVNKVMVNSLEDTLGGKLPTQKAVLARL, encoded by the exons ATGGCATCCAAATCTCCTTATTCG CATAGGGACCCTATGCTGAAGAAAAGAGATGAATTTGAGGACattctggaggagaggaggaactcCAGCGACCTGAGATATGCCCTCAGATGTTATGCCCCAGTCCTTTACAAAGGAGTGACTCCCTGCAAAGCCAGCTTGCTGAAGACCATGGTGCTGCAGTCCGATCAGCTGCACTATGTCATCGATCAG GTTTCCAAGGAGACGGGCGAGGCCGCTGACGTCATCCAGGAGGAGGCGTCGGCCATCCTGGAGGAGATGGCTCACCGCCAGCAGCTCAGCACCGTTCGCTTCTTCGCCTTCACGCTCAGCAAGGCCTTCAAAGCCCTGTTCAGGAGCATCTGTGTCAATGAGGAGGGCATCCAGAGA CTCCAGCAGGCCATTCAGGAGCACCCCGTGGTACTGCTGCCCAGTCACCGCAGTTACATGGACTTCCTGCTGATGTCGTACATCCTGTACACCTATGACCTGGCTCTGCCCGTCATCGCTGCCGGCATGG ATTTCATGGCGATGAAGTTTGTTGGGGAGATGCTGCGCATGTCCGGAGCTTTCTTCATCCGCCGGTCCTTTGGCGGAGACAAGCTGTACTGGGCCGTCTTCTCCGAGTACGTCCAGACCATGCTCAGG AATGGATTTGCACCAATTGAATTCTTCCTAGAGGGGACCAGAAGCCGAACCTGCAAGTCTTTGACTCCTAAGTTAG gTCTGTTTAATATAGTGATGGACCCATTCTTCAAAGGGGAGGTGTTTGATGTCAACTTGGTCCCAGTCAGTATCAGCTATGAGAGGATCTTGGAGGAGACACTCTATGCCAGGGAGCTACTGGGCGTACCCAAACCCAAGGAGTCCACCTCG gGTCTGTTTAAAGCCAGAAAGGTCTTTAGTGAAGACTACGGCAGTATCCACGTGTACTTCGGCCAGCCTGTGTCGGTCAGAAGTTTAGCCCAGGGCAGGGTCAACCGCCGGCAGTTCAACCTGATGCCAAG ACACATCCCCAAGAGGGCCAGCGAGGAGACCCAGGACTTTGTTAACGACTCGGCCTACAGGCTGGTGCGGGCCCAAGAGGAGAACATGGTCCTGAAGCCCTGGGTCCTTGTAGTCTCCCTGCTGCTCCAGAACCACCACCAGAGCCAGACGGCGGGGCAGGAGCAGGGCATGGCGCTGGAAGAGCTGACCAAACAAGCAGTCTGGCTCAGGGGCCTTTCCCGGGAATACGGGGCCTTCCTCCACTGGCCTG aCCACGTGCCTCCGTCTGAGGTGGTTTCCTCCAGTCTTTCCCTGCATCAAGGTCTAGTGAGGATCTCTGACGGCCGGGTCCGGCTGGCATTGGGAGAACAAG GAGGACCAGTGGGGCCAGGTGAGTCTCGTGGCGCCGCCACCCCAGAAGAGGAGCTCTTGAGCCAGGCGGTCATCGTACTCTCCTGCGCCTCCTACAGGAACCAGGTGCTGCACGTCTTCCTGCGGCCGGCACTGCTGGCCTCGGCCATCCACACCGCCTCCTCCGCCAAGAAAG AGGAAGTCTACAACAGTTTCAGCTTCCTGAGAAACATGTTCTCCAACGAGTTCATCCTCTGTCCCGGAGCTACTGTGCAG GATTTCGAGGAGGCGTGCTACCTGCTGGTAAAGACTGGAGTGCTGCAGGTTTCCCAGCAGGAGGTGCTGGTGACCGACAGAGGACACAAAACACTGGCCTTCCTCACCGCTATTCTAGATCCCTTCCTACAGGGATACcag gtggtGTGTCGGTACCTGTGTGAGGAGGCCACCGAGGCTTTGACAGAAAAAGACTTTATCCCTGCTGTCCAGAAATTCATCGTCAAGCTCATTCTAGCAG GCAGCCTAAGGTACTGCGAGGTGTTGTCGTCAGACCTCCAGAAGAACGCTCTGGCCGCTCTGCTGAGACTTGGTGCCGTACGGAAAACCAAAGG agcGGACCAAGTGACTTTGAAAGTGAACAAGGTGATGGTGAACTCGTTGGAAGACACTCTGG gAGGAAAACTCCCCACTCAAAAAGCCGTTCTCGCTCGCCTCTAA
- the gnpat gene encoding dihydroxyacetone phosphate acyltransferase isoform X1, with product MASKSPYSHRDPMLKKRDEFEDILEERRNSSDLRYALRCYAPVLYKGVTPCKASLLKTMVLQSDQLHYVIDQVSKETGEAADVIQEEASAILEEMAHRQQLSTVRFFAFTLSKAFKALFRSICVNEEGIQRLQQAIQEHPVVLLPSHRSYMDFLLMSYILYTYDLALPVIAAGMDFMAMKFVGEMLRMSGAFFIRRSFGGDKLYWAVFSEYVQTMLRNGFAPIEFFLEGTRSRTCKSLTPKLGLFNIVMDPFFKGEVFDVNLVPVSISYERILEETLYARELLGVPKPKESTSGLFKARKVFSEDYGSIHVYFGQPVSVRSLAQGRVNRRQFNLMPRHIPKRASEETQDFVNDSAYRLVRAQEENMVLKPWVLVVSLLLQNHHQSQTAGQEQGMALEELTKQAVWLRGLSREYGAFLHWPDHVPPSEVVSSSLSLHQGLVRISDGRVRLALGEQAGGPVGPGESRGAATPEEELLSQAVIVLSCASYRNQVLHVFLRPALLASAIHTASSAKKEEVYNSFSFLRNMFSNEFILCPGATVQDFEEACYLLVKTGVLQVSQQEVLVTDRGHKTLAFLTAILDPFLQGYQVVCRYLCEEATEALTEKDFIPAVQKFIVKLILAGSLRYCEVLSSDLQKNALAALLRLGAVRKTKGADQVTLKVNKVMVNSLEDTLGGKLPTQKAVLARL from the exons ATGGCATCCAAATCTCCTTATTCG CATAGGGACCCTATGCTGAAGAAAAGAGATGAATTTGAGGACattctggaggagaggaggaactcCAGCGACCTGAGATATGCCCTCAGATGTTATGCCCCAGTCCTTTACAAAGGAGTGACTCCCTGCAAAGCCAGCTTGCTGAAGACCATGGTGCTGCAGTCCGATCAGCTGCACTATGTCATCGATCAG GTTTCCAAGGAGACGGGCGAGGCCGCTGACGTCATCCAGGAGGAGGCGTCGGCCATCCTGGAGGAGATGGCTCACCGCCAGCAGCTCAGCACCGTTCGCTTCTTCGCCTTCACGCTCAGCAAGGCCTTCAAAGCCCTGTTCAGGAGCATCTGTGTCAATGAGGAGGGCATCCAGAGA CTCCAGCAGGCCATTCAGGAGCACCCCGTGGTACTGCTGCCCAGTCACCGCAGTTACATGGACTTCCTGCTGATGTCGTACATCCTGTACACCTATGACCTGGCTCTGCCCGTCATCGCTGCCGGCATGG ATTTCATGGCGATGAAGTTTGTTGGGGAGATGCTGCGCATGTCCGGAGCTTTCTTCATCCGCCGGTCCTTTGGCGGAGACAAGCTGTACTGGGCCGTCTTCTCCGAGTACGTCCAGACCATGCTCAGG AATGGATTTGCACCAATTGAATTCTTCCTAGAGGGGACCAGAAGCCGAACCTGCAAGTCTTTGACTCCTAAGTTAG gTCTGTTTAATATAGTGATGGACCCATTCTTCAAAGGGGAGGTGTTTGATGTCAACTTGGTCCCAGTCAGTATCAGCTATGAGAGGATCTTGGAGGAGACACTCTATGCCAGGGAGCTACTGGGCGTACCCAAACCCAAGGAGTCCACCTCG gGTCTGTTTAAAGCCAGAAAGGTCTTTAGTGAAGACTACGGCAGTATCCACGTGTACTTCGGCCAGCCTGTGTCGGTCAGAAGTTTAGCCCAGGGCAGGGTCAACCGCCGGCAGTTCAACCTGATGCCAAG ACACATCCCCAAGAGGGCCAGCGAGGAGACCCAGGACTTTGTTAACGACTCGGCCTACAGGCTGGTGCGGGCCCAAGAGGAGAACATGGTCCTGAAGCCCTGGGTCCTTGTAGTCTCCCTGCTGCTCCAGAACCACCACCAGAGCCAGACGGCGGGGCAGGAGCAGGGCATGGCGCTGGAAGAGCTGACCAAACAAGCAGTCTGGCTCAGGGGCCTTTCCCGGGAATACGGGGCCTTCCTCCACTGGCCTG aCCACGTGCCTCCGTCTGAGGTGGTTTCCTCCAGTCTTTCCCTGCATCAAGGTCTAGTGAGGATCTCTGACGGCCGGGTCCGGCTGGCATTGGGAGAACAAG CAGGAGGACCAGTGGGGCCAGGTGAGTCTCGTGGCGCCGCCACCCCAGAAGAGGAGCTCTTGAGCCAGGCGGTCATCGTACTCTCCTGCGCCTCCTACAGGAACCAGGTGCTGCACGTCTTCCTGCGGCCGGCACTGCTGGCCTCGGCCATCCACACCGCCTCCTCCGCCAAGAAAG AGGAAGTCTACAACAGTTTCAGCTTCCTGAGAAACATGTTCTCCAACGAGTTCATCCTCTGTCCCGGAGCTACTGTGCAG GATTTCGAGGAGGCGTGCTACCTGCTGGTAAAGACTGGAGTGCTGCAGGTTTCCCAGCAGGAGGTGCTGGTGACCGACAGAGGACACAAAACACTGGCCTTCCTCACCGCTATTCTAGATCCCTTCCTACAGGGATACcag gtggtGTGTCGGTACCTGTGTGAGGAGGCCACCGAGGCTTTGACAGAAAAAGACTTTATCCCTGCTGTCCAGAAATTCATCGTCAAGCTCATTCTAGCAG GCAGCCTAAGGTACTGCGAGGTGTTGTCGTCAGACCTCCAGAAGAACGCTCTGGCCGCTCTGCTGAGACTTGGTGCCGTACGGAAAACCAAAGG agcGGACCAAGTGACTTTGAAAGTGAACAAGGTGATGGTGAACTCGTTGGAAGACACTCTGG gAGGAAAACTCCCCACTCAAAAAGCCGTTCTCGCTCGCCTCTAA